DNA from Rhodospirillaceae bacterium:
TTCACATTCGGTGCCGGTGTCAATTGCGTGGTGAGGAAGCGTTGATAGCTGTCCCAGTCTGCGGCAAAGATTTTCAACAGAAAATCCGTCTCGCCGGCCAGCATGTGGCACTCGCTGACCTCCGGCCATTGCGCCACAAGCGCCTCGAAGGCTTCCAAATCTGTCTCCGCCTGGCTGCTCAGGCCCACCTGGGCAAAGGCGGTGATGCCAAAGCCCAGCGCTTCCGGGTCGATGTCGGCATGGTAGCCACGGATGTAGCCGGCCTTTTCCAGAGCGCGCACCCGGCGCAGACAGGGCGGCGGCGAAATGCCAGCACGGCGCGCAAGTTCGACATTCGTCCGGCGTCCGTCCATCTGCAGATCGTGAAGAATCTGGCGGTCGATTCGGTCCAGCTTGACGCGTACCACGGTTTTAAGCTGCTCCATTTCCGGAAAAAATTGAAATTATATTACGCAATTTTACCCGATGCTTTCGGGAAGGCAAGCAGGCAATTCGTTGGGAATTTGCAGGGAACCATAGGGAACGGCCCGTTTTGCCATGTTTTCGGCTCTACCTCTCGAAGACGCCTGCCGTTATGCTGGCGCGGGTAAAACGATGACAAAGAAAATCTGCTGGATCCTGACAGAGGGCATGGCGGGGACGGAAAACCAGTGCCTTGGCCTGGCGGAAGCCCTTGGTCTTGACCCGGAAATAAAACGCCTGCGGCCGCGATGGCCCTGGCGGTGGCTTCCGGTTGGGCTTTGGCTCGCGCCCCTTGTCGCGCAAAATCCGACGGCCAGTTCTCTTGCGCCGCCCTGGCCGGATGTGTTGATCAGCGCCGGGCGGAAAAGCGTTCCCGTCGCGCTGGCGATCAAGAAGAAAAGCGGCGCGCGCGTCTTTGCCGTGCATCTGCTGAACCCCTACGTCGCTCCGGTACGCTTTGACCTTGTTGCCACGCCGCGCCATGACGGCCTTGAAGGCGACAATGTCATCGTGACGGAAGGGGCCTTGACCCGCATCACCAAGGCCCGGCTTGATGACGCGCTGGACGCACATGGCGGGCGGTTGGCGGCGTTGCCCCGGCCTCGGCTCGCTGTGCTTTTGGGTGGTGCCAGCAAACATTTTAAATTTACCGAGCGGGCTGCGGGGGAACTTGCCTTGCTGCTTCGCGCCATGGTTACGGAAACCGGCGGCAGCCTGATGATTACGGTCTCGCGACGAACCGGTGCCGACGTTGTTGCGCGACTTCGGGCCGGCCTGGAAGGCGTGCCGATGGAAATCTGGGAAGGCGAAGGCGCAAACC
Protein-coding regions in this window:
- a CDS encoding ArsR family transcriptional regulator, whose amino-acid sequence is MEQLKTVVRVKLDRIDRQILHDLQMDGRRTNVELARRAGISPPPCLRRVRALEKAGYIRGYHADIDPEALGFGITAFAQVGLSSQAETDLEAFEALVAQWPEVSECHMLAGETDFLLKIFAADWDSYQRFLTTQLTPAPNVNHVKSALAIRISKCAPGVPIDVDPAKPSPMAATGTKKKSA